One genomic region from Streptomyces sp. NBC_00457 encodes:
- a CDS encoding DUF4230 domain-containing protein, which translates to MTTSIKRLPRRMPGWAKLVTAVVLVLAVMFAGIRLSLLPGLKDFFGTETHDRSGPALLESIQDISRYDAASGNFQVVVDLEKDAKYLPDAIRGTRTLYVGAGTVDAYVDLGQVGKQDVTVNEDRTSATLRLPHAALGEPALDPERSYAVSKQRGLLDRLGDLFSDNPNSEQAVQKLASRHIGDAAKSSELTKRAEANTTGMLEGLLHSLGFKEVEVSYGPGPKNDT; encoded by the coding sequence ATGACGACTTCCATCAAGCGCTTACCCAGGCGCATGCCCGGCTGGGCGAAGCTGGTGACCGCCGTCGTACTGGTGCTCGCCGTGATGTTCGCCGGGATCCGGCTGAGTCTGCTCCCGGGCCTGAAGGACTTCTTCGGTACGGAGACCCACGACCGCTCGGGTCCCGCACTGCTGGAGTCGATTCAGGACATCAGCCGTTACGACGCCGCCTCCGGCAACTTCCAGGTCGTCGTGGACCTGGAGAAGGACGCCAAGTACCTTCCCGACGCGATCCGCGGCACCCGCACGCTGTACGTCGGCGCGGGAACCGTGGACGCCTACGTCGACCTCGGACAGGTCGGCAAGCAGGACGTGACGGTCAACGAGGACCGTACGTCCGCCACGCTCCGGCTGCCGCACGCGGCACTGGGCGAACCGGCCCTCGACCCCGAGCGCTCCTACGCCGTGTCCAAGCAGCGCGGTCTGCTGGACCGGCTCGGCGACCTCTTCTCCGACAACCCGAACAGCGAACAGGCCGTGCAGAAACTCGCGTCGCGGCACATCGGCGACGCTGCCAAGAGCAGCGAGCTGACCAAGCGCGCCGAGGCCAACACCACCGGCATGCTCGAAGGCCTGCTGCACTCCCTCGGCTTCAAGGAGGTGGAGGTCTCGTACGGTCCGGGGCCGAAGAACGACACCTGA
- a CDS encoding complex I subunit 5 family protein, which translates to MNDLLPLLVAVPVLGAALLVAGGRRLPRVAAESVGCAVSAGTAGLAIVLLLNSSPPHVEWVGGWRPKDGVSVGIVLTGDGPGLGMAALASLLTLAALAYSWHYFDEPPRRHAGSFPGLMLLFQAGMCGFAVAGDLFNAFVFFELMSVVAYALTGHRVEEAKAVQGALTFAVVTSLGAYAMLMGIALLYGRTGELAMTQIGRGIDTHGGPDALVLAAFVLVLTGLLVKAAAVPFHFWLPDAHAVAPTPVCMLLSGVMVELGAYGVWRVYGTVFAGPGGVPAADLEQVLVTLGAVTAVIGAVMCWYQRHIKRLLAYSTVAHMGLFLIGIGVLTPKADDGVALYMLGHAGVKASLFACAGILLDRYGSVDEHALHGRARQLRGVAVLFATGAVALAGLPPFGTGFGKAVTEEAVGGPLTVLYVAATALTAGAVLRVGARVFLGLGPHPEEHAGYETTGSGEEPETGQRLSRIPDTMTAVPALLLAGALTVGVAPGFGDVVAHAVNEAGSGGAHVSVHWTPVGVLLGLLSTLLAAGLAAVAVTRPGLLAAPEWALPLRRLQSGHVGDYVAWMLVGAALLAALALPGILA; encoded by the coding sequence ATGAACGACCTGCTGCCGCTGCTCGTCGCCGTACCCGTCCTCGGCGCCGCCCTGCTGGTCGCGGGCGGACGCCGGCTGCCCCGGGTCGCCGCCGAGTCCGTGGGCTGCGCCGTGTCGGCCGGCACGGCGGGACTCGCGATCGTGCTGCTCCTCAACTCCTCACCCCCGCACGTCGAATGGGTCGGCGGCTGGCGGCCGAAGGACGGGGTGAGCGTCGGCATCGTGCTGACCGGCGACGGGCCCGGGCTCGGGATGGCCGCGCTCGCCTCGCTGCTGACGCTCGCGGCCCTGGCGTACTCCTGGCACTACTTCGACGAACCGCCGCGCCGCCACGCCGGGTCGTTCCCCGGCCTGATGCTGCTGTTCCAGGCGGGCATGTGCGGCTTCGCCGTCGCGGGCGACCTGTTCAACGCGTTCGTGTTCTTCGAGCTGATGAGCGTGGTCGCGTACGCGCTGACCGGGCACCGGGTCGAGGAGGCGAAGGCCGTGCAGGGCGCGCTGACCTTCGCGGTCGTCACCTCGCTCGGCGCGTACGCGATGCTGATGGGCATCGCGCTGCTGTACGGCCGTACCGGCGAGCTGGCCATGACGCAGATCGGGCGGGGGATCGACACGCACGGCGGGCCCGACGCGCTGGTGCTCGCCGCGTTCGTCCTCGTACTGACCGGACTGCTGGTGAAGGCCGCCGCCGTGCCCTTCCACTTCTGGCTCCCGGACGCGCACGCCGTCGCGCCCACGCCGGTGTGCATGCTGCTGTCCGGCGTCATGGTGGAGCTCGGCGCGTACGGCGTCTGGCGGGTGTACGGCACGGTCTTCGCCGGGCCCGGCGGGGTTCCCGCGGCCGACCTGGAGCAGGTCCTCGTGACGCTGGGAGCGGTGACGGCCGTGATCGGCGCCGTCATGTGCTGGTACCAGCGGCACATCAAGCGGCTGCTCGCCTACTCGACCGTCGCCCACATGGGGCTGTTCCTCATCGGCATCGGCGTCCTGACGCCCAAGGCGGACGACGGGGTCGCGCTGTACATGCTCGGCCACGCCGGCGTGAAGGCGTCGCTGTTCGCCTGCGCGGGCATCCTGCTCGACCGCTACGGCAGCGTCGACGAACACGCCCTGCACGGACGGGCCCGGCAACTGCGGGGCGTCGCCGTGCTGTTCGCGACCGGGGCCGTGGCCCTCGCCGGGCTGCCGCCGTTCGGTACGGGATTCGGCAAGGCCGTCACGGAGGAGGCCGTGGGCGGCCCGCTGACCGTGCTCTACGTCGCGGCGACCGCCCTGACCGCCGGAGCGGTGCTGCGGGTCGGCGCACGTGTGTTCCTCGGGCTCGGCCCTCATCCCGAGGAACACGCCGGGTACGAGACGACCGGCTCCGGCGAGGAACCGGAGACCGGGCAGCGGCTGAGCCGGATCCCGGACACGATGACGGCCGTGCCGGCGCTGCTGCTCGCCGGAGCGCTGACCGTCGGCGTGGCCCCCGGATTCGGCGACGTCGTGGCGCACGCCGTGAACGAGGCCGGGTCCGGCGGCGCGCATGTCTCCGTGCACTGGACCCCGGTCGGTGTCCTGCTCGGTCTCCTCTCGACGCTACTGGCCGCGGGCCTCGCGGCTGTCGCCGTCACCCGTCCCGGGCTGCTCGCCGCACCGGAGTGGGCACTGCCGCTGCGGCGACTGCAGTCCGGGCACGTCGGCGACTACGTGGCATGGATGCTGGTGGGCGCCGCGCTGCTCGCGGCGCTCGCCCTGCCGGGGATCCTCGCCTGA
- a CDS encoding sodium:proton antiporter: protein MMDVLPYLVAMWVFLAGCYGLATSRNLIHAVGCLAVCQSATYVLLLAVGYRDDATAPVFSDVQPGSRPVVDPVVQALALTDVVVGATVTALLLALVVQISKRHGTVDPDELSELRG, encoded by the coding sequence ATGATGGACGTACTGCCCTACCTGGTCGCCATGTGGGTCTTCCTGGCCGGCTGCTACGGCCTGGCCACCAGCCGCAATCTGATCCACGCCGTCGGCTGTCTGGCCGTGTGCCAGTCCGCCACCTATGTCCTGCTGCTGGCCGTCGGCTACCGCGACGACGCCACCGCGCCCGTCTTCTCCGACGTACAGCCCGGTTCACGGCCGGTCGTCGACCCCGTCGTCCAGGCGCTGGCCCTGACCGACGTCGTGGTCGGCGCGACCGTCACCGCGCTGCTGCTCGCGCTCGTCGTGCAGATCTCCAAACGGCACGGCACCGTCGACCCCGACGAGCTCTCCGAGCTGCGCGGCTGA
- the mbhE gene encoding hydrogen gas-evolving membrane-bound hydrogenase subunit E, with product MSPRTRLWLVLAAGAGLAVLLVAACLDLPRFGGDRHPYGDRAVREALARNAANTVSSVNFDQRAFDTLGEMSILFAAVLGCVVLLRQTRDEHRARPEPAEVALPVRRYALVVLPVALLTGLYVIVHGQLTPGGGFQGGVVAATALHLLYLGADYRALERVRPVGLYEVGDALAVSAYVVTGLAVLIGGTAFLANTLPYGTFNTLSSGGTVPLLNAAIGMEVACAVVVLLARFLDQAVEIEEESGT from the coding sequence ATGAGCCCCCGCACCCGACTGTGGCTCGTCCTCGCGGCCGGCGCCGGACTCGCCGTCCTGCTGGTCGCCGCCTGCCTGGACCTGCCCCGCTTCGGCGGCGACCGGCATCCTTACGGCGACCGTGCCGTGCGCGAGGCCCTCGCCCGGAACGCCGCCAACACCGTGTCGTCGGTCAACTTCGACCAGCGCGCCTTCGACACCCTCGGCGAGATGAGCATCCTGTTCGCCGCCGTCCTGGGCTGCGTCGTGCTGCTGCGCCAGACCCGCGACGAGCACCGAGCACGCCCCGAACCCGCCGAAGTCGCCCTCCCCGTACGCCGCTACGCCCTCGTGGTGCTGCCCGTCGCCCTGCTCACCGGCCTGTACGTCATCGTCCACGGGCAGCTCACCCCCGGCGGCGGCTTCCAGGGCGGCGTCGTCGCCGCGACCGCCCTGCACCTGCTCTACCTGGGCGCCGACTACCGCGCCCTGGAACGCGTCCGGCCGGTCGGCCTGTACGAGGTCGGCGACGCGCTCGCCGTCTCCGCCTACGTCGTCACCGGCCTCGCGGTCCTGATCGGCGGCACGGCCTTCCTGGCGAACACGCTGCCGTACGGCACGTTCAACACGCTGTCCTCCGGCGGCACCGTCCCGTTGCTGAACGCGGCCATCGGCATGGAGGTGGCCTGCGCGGTCGTCGTCCTGCTCGCCCGCTTCCTGGACCAGGCCGTCGAGATCGAGGAGGAGAGCGGGACATGA
- a CDS encoding hydrogenase subunit MbhD domain-containing protein — MADAVIVIALLLVAATATLAVAVRDPVRQALVLAVLGVVLAVLFTVLQAPDVALSQLAVGSALTPLLLLLTVRKVKRPKGRDR, encoded by the coding sequence GTGGCTGACGCGGTCATCGTCATCGCCCTGCTGCTGGTCGCCGCGACCGCGACCCTCGCGGTCGCCGTCCGCGACCCGGTGCGGCAGGCCCTCGTCCTTGCCGTCCTCGGCGTCGTCCTCGCCGTCCTGTTCACCGTGCTCCAGGCACCCGACGTGGCACTGTCGCAGCTCGCCGTCGGATCCGCGCTCACCCCGCTGTTGTTGCTGCTCACCGTCCGCAAGGTCAAACGGCCCAAGGGACGCGACCGATGA